The bacterium genome includes the window AGGCGAAGTCTCGTCGGGCCTCTTGCGAAAGACCTCCAACGTCAGATGCCCGGTGTCGATCAAGGCGCAGGCGACCGTCGCCCCGGTCTCATCCGTCGAGTCCGCCTCCCTCCAGACGGCGTAAGGGAGGCCGGAGCGGTCCGAGAGGATCCTTCGCGCCGCGCGGACGGCCTCCGTTCTTGTCCAGGCTTCCCGCCGTCGCCGCGCCTCCTCATCCAACAGGGCCTTCGCCGCATGGTAACGCGCCAGCGAGGAGATGCCCGGCGGAGGGGCGGATCGTCTCAAGCCCGCGTCCAGGTAGTGATTGGCGTGGACGGCGGGAAGCCTCGGCCGCCAGAAGGCAACCTTCTTGGAGGTGAGCTCCAGCCCCAAATATTGCGAGCCCTGGGCCAGATGGATCCCCTGGCCAAAGGCGCGGGCGTGCCTCTTGGCCCAGTTCACGACGTCCTCGAAATTCCGCGCGGTCACCAGATGCCGCGTGATGAAGATCCGCGGGACGCCGACTCGACGGTCGGGGGGCGCGAGGTAGTTGATCGCGTGCCCAAGCCCGAAGGAATTGACGCCCGAGGAAAGCCCCGGGAGGTAGCCGTCGTACGCGAGGATGGCGTAGGCGCATTCGGGAAGCCTCGCCTTGAGCACGAAGACGTCGTTCCGCCTCGGGTCCCAGTCCTCGTTGTGCGCGATCAAGATCCCGGGGCCTCGCGGCGTTTCAAAAGGAAGAACGAGCGTCGTGCATTTGTCCGCGTAGGCCTGCAGCTCGGTCAGATTGAGACGGAAGAGATCGGCGAACGGAAGACCGGCCCCTTCCGCCAGGGCGCGAACCTCCCCGAGATAACGGGGCACGGCGCGCGCGGCGGCGAGGAATCCCCTTTCGAGCGACCGGAGCCGGTCCTTCTTGCCCCGATAGACGCGCGCCAGCAGGCGGTTCCAGTAGTCCACCCGGCGGGCGATCACGGCCGAGCGTTTCTTGCCGAGCTGATGGGCGACTTCAAAGGGGTCGCCCGACAGTTCGACGACCTCCAAGGGCGCCCTCTGGAATGCCGAATTTCGCCTGCCCATGGATGGCCCCTACTTGACGGAAACGAAGATATCGACCGCCTCCGGCTGATCATTCCGGTAGAGGTCGAAGTCGGCCGTGAACGCGCGCTCATAGGGTGAGCCTGTTTCAAAGTATCTCTTGATCTCGTCCCACGTGCGCATCACGGCGTCCGGCATCGGGCCGCGGGCCTCAAAGAGAAGGTAGGAACCGGCGGGAACCGACATCGCGACCAGGCCCTCCGGCACGTCGTCGCCCACTTCGGTGACCTCGCATCCGGCCAGGGCCGCATAGGATCCGTATTCCCGGCTCTTGGGATCGCGATTGTAATCGGTGCAGACGCCGACATGCTCGTTCGGATCCCTCCGGTTGGCAATTTTTTCCTCGACCTTCTCGGCAAAAAAAGTGCGCCATAGAAGCGGGATGCGCGCCGTCCCCAACCCCGCTTCCAAAGCCTCCGAGGTGGTGACTTCGATTCCCATCACGAAAAACTCGTCCAGTTCGACCAAGACCGGTTCTTTCATGAAGATCGCTCCTCTTGCACGCGTCCTACCCTCAAATAGAGGGGCCAAACAACCGTCTTCGTCGTTTCCGAAGGTCCCCAAACCTTCTTGAGCTCGGGCAAGATCAAATCCATCGGGTCATTTCCCGTCGCCTCCCGATAGCGTTGCGTTGCCGACCACGATTC containing:
- a CDS encoding C45 family peptidase — protein: MGRRNSAFQRAPLEVVELSGDPFEVAHQLGKKRSAVIARRVDYWNRLLARVYRGKKDRLRSLERGFLAAARAVPRYLGEVRALAEGAGLPFADLFRLNLTELQAYADKCTTLVLPFETPRGPGILIAHNEDWDPRRNDVFVLKARLPECAYAILAYDGYLPGLSSGVNSFGLGHAINYLAPPDRRVGVPRIFITRHLVTARNFEDVVNWAKRHARAFGQGIHLAQGSQYLGLELTSKKVAFWRPRLPAVHANHYLDAGLRRSAPPPGISSLARYHAAKALLDEEARRRREAWTRTEAVRAARRILSDRSGLPYAVWREADSTDETGATVACALIDTGHLTLEVFRKRPDETSPGMSLLTQTRWRSTSRRRSSRGGPCSRRNSGPR
- a CDS encoding GyrI-like domain-containing protein, translating into MKEPVLVELDEFFVMGIEVTTSEALEAGLGTARIPLLWRTFFAEKVEEKIANRRDPNEHVGVCTDYNRDPKSREYGSYAALAGCEVTEVGDDVPEGLVAMSVPAGSYLLFEARGPMPDAVMRTWDEIKRYFETGSPYERAFTADFDLYRNDQPEAVDIFVSVK